GCAGGAGCCCATGTGGTGGTCGCCGGTCGCGATGAAGCTCGGGGCATCGCTCGCGTGCAAGCGATCGAGAAGCTCGGCGGCACGGCAGAATTTCACTCGGTGACGGCCGACGAGCGGGCTTCGGTCGAGCAATTGCTGGCAGCCGTCCTCGCGCGTCACGGCCAAGTCGACATGCTCGTGAACTGCGCCGGCGCGAACTCAGCAACTCCTTACTTCGAGATCAAAGACGAAGATTGGAACCGGGTGGTCGAGAGCAATCTCACCACCACGCATCTAGGGTGTCAGATTTTTGCTAGTCACATGCGGACCCAGGCCGAGGGGGGCTCGATCCTCAATATCGGCAGCGTGACGGCTCACTTGCCCCTGTCGCGAGTCTTTGCCTACTCCGCTGCCAAAGCGGCGGTGGTGAACTTAACAAAGAATCTCGCACGCGAGTTTGCGACGCAAAAAGTGCGGGTCAATGTTCTCTGTCCCGGATTTTTTCCCGCCGAACAGAACCGCAAGATCCTCGACACCGAGCGGGTCGACAATATCATGCGTCAAACGCCGATTCAGCGTTTTGGCGAACCCCAAGAACTCATTGGACCAGCTCTCTTGCTCCTCTCTCGCCGAGCGGGCTCGTTCATAACTGGTGAAGACCTCTACTGCGACGGCGGCTTCACCTCCATGCGTTTCTAGCGATTGGAGTTTCGGGCCTGTCCCGCACTCTGCGTCTAGCTGCGTAACTTAGACTCCCTACTCTACGAGCCATCCGACGATCGGTTGCGAAAAAGGTCTGCACATGCCTCACCAGGTAGTTATCTTCGGAGCCTCAGGCGACCTGACAAGTCGCAAACTGATCCCCGCACTCTATCTCCTCTCGCGCAAGAATCGCTTGCCCAAAGAGACGAAGGTGATTGGGGTCTCGCGGACTGATTTCTCGCACGAAGCGTGGCGCAATGAGCTCCTCGCAACCACCAAAAAATTCGCCGGCAGCGAGTTCGACGAAGCGTCGTGGAACACGTTTGCCGCCAATGTCTTCTATCACGCTGCCGATGCTGCCGAGTCCGATGGCATTCAGTCGCTCGATCGATTCCTGAAGGAACTGGAAGCGGGGCAAACCAGCACGCGGCTGTACTACCTCTCGACGAGCCCCAAGCTCTACGAGCAGATCATCGCGCAGCTCGGTGCTGCCGGAATGGCGGAAGAATCTCAGGGAACGCGCCGCATTGTGATCGAAAAGCCGTTTGGCACCGATCTCAGTTCGGCCAAGCGGCTGAACCTCAGCACCCATAAAGTGTTCGACGAAAAGCAGGTCTATCGCATCGATCATTACCTCGGTAAAGAGACAGTGCAAAACCTGCTGGTCCTACGTTTTGCCAATACGATTTTCGAGCCGATTTGGAATCGTAACTACATCGACCATGTGCAGATCACCGTGGCCGAAGAAGTGGACGTGGGACGTCGCGCGGGCTGCTACGATGGGAGTGGTGTGCTGCGCGACATGTTTCAGAATCACTTGCTGCAGCTGTTGATGATCACCGCGATGGAAGCGCCGTCCCGTTTTCAGGCCGACTTTGTTCGCGATGAGAAGGTAAAGGTGCTGCGTGCTGTTCGGCCGCTCAACGGCAGCGATTATGCGCGCGATACCGTGCGTGGTCAGTACGACGGTTATTTGCAGGCAGAAGGGGTGCCGCAGGGGAGCCAAACAGCCACGTTCGCCGCGCTGAAGCTGCAGGTCGATAACTGGCGCTGGAGTGGTGTGCCGTTTTACTTGCGCAGTGGCAAGGCAATGAGTTGCCGCACCACGCAAATCGTGATTCAGTTCCGTCAGCCTCCGCACATGCTCTTTGCCGATGGAGCGC
This window of the Pirellula staleyi DSM 6068 genome carries:
- a CDS encoding SDR family oxidoreductase → MSDFVRHLFGLESQVAVVVGATGVLGGTLAEGIAQAGAHVVVAGRDEARGIARVQAIEKLGGTAEFHSVTADERASVEQLLAAVLARHGQVDMLVNCAGANSATPYFEIKDEDWNRVVESNLTTTHLGCQIFASHMRTQAEGGSILNIGSVTAHLPLSRVFAYSAAKAAVVNLTKNLAREFATQKVRVNVLCPGFFPAEQNRKILDTERVDNIMRQTPIQRFGEPQELIGPALLLLSRRAGSFITGEDLYCDGGFTSMRF
- the zwf gene encoding glucose-6-phosphate dehydrogenase encodes the protein MPHQVVIFGASGDLTSRKLIPALYLLSRKNRLPKETKVIGVSRTDFSHEAWRNELLATTKKFAGSEFDEASWNTFAANVFYHAADAAESDGIQSLDRFLKELEAGQTSTRLYYLSTSPKLYEQIIAQLGAAGMAEESQGTRRIVIEKPFGTDLSSAKRLNLSTHKVFDEKQVYRIDHYLGKETVQNLLVLRFANTIFEPIWNRNYIDHVQITVAEEVDVGRRAGCYDGSGVLRDMFQNHLLQLLMITAMEAPSRFQADFVRDEKVKVLRAVRPLNGSDYARDTVRGQYDGYLQAEGVPQGSQTATFAALKLQVDNWRWSGVPFYLRSGKAMSCRTTQIVIQFRQPPHMLFADGARPATQCDANRLVVQIQPAEGIQLEFQTKVPDAGMRLRMTDLDFSFQREFTGVMPDSYQRLLLDALNGDASLFARSDEVELAWGIIDPILAAWQSDDAPPLDGYPKGDWGPDRSDKWMHEQGRQWFDVCPVLH